In the genome of Arachis hypogaea cultivar Tifrunner chromosome 9, arahy.Tifrunner.gnm2.J5K5, whole genome shotgun sequence, the window ACCCAAAACTTGATAAAATTGCAAACGGGTTCAGCTGGTCTGGTTCGATTTGAGTGTTAAGACCCGGTTTATTACTTCCGACGCTTCTACTCCGTACACTTGCATCTACCTCCTCCGCCTCCTCTTATTCTGCTGCTCATTTGCTTCACTGCTCAGTTCCGACAAGGCTTTCCTTTTATTCCTCCCAAAGAAGAACTACATGTCCTAAGCTCCGCTATTTCCGTCAATTCACCGTTATATGCGGCACCTCCATCACAGAGATCAACGAGACACAATTTAATGACACTGTTTTGAAGACTAACCATTCCGTTCTCATTGAGTTCGTCACTAACTGGTGCGGTCCTTGCCGTTTGATCTCTCCCACTATGGAACCCCTAGCTCAGGTCTCTCTCCCCCTCCAAATTCCAATGGACAGGAAGAATTTATCGTGACGTTTTCTACTATctgataatattaattaatttattcgataattaacaataaataattcTTCTTTTGATAACAAAATTTAGAGTGTTGGTTAGAGTGTTGTCTTATTTCATGTCTCCATTGAATgaaacaaaagtaaaaaaaaaacagtgtGAGTTTTTTAATAGAGAGATATTTGTCATGCTAGCAACACATACTTAAGCTTGGGATGATTTATAACCTTGATGAACCATGAAAGTAAGGACATGATTTTAAGAAATGCAACACATCTTGTCATATGAACAGAACTTCTTGCTGAATGTTCTTAAGGATTTTCTCTCAAACTGAAATGTTTTGTATCATAAATTGCAGGAATATGAAGACAGATTAACAGTGGTGAAGGTTGATCATGATGCGAACCCTAGGCTAATCGAAGAGTACAAAGTTTATGAGCTACCAACATTGATCCACTTCAGGAATGGACAGGAAGTTCCAGAAAGCAGAAGAGAAGGTGCAATCACCAAAGTCAAACTCAAAGACTATGTGGATGCTTTATTGGAATCAATCTCAATTTTGTTGAGACGAGTCGAAATTCTGTTTCCCTCTCGGTTTGCCGGATTTTTACATTCTTGAGTCAACTGTATAACATAAGCTGCAAATACAAgatgttttgtttaagtaaatTTGCGACTTTCTATCCCTTTTTGGATTTTCCTTTGTTGTTTGATTCAGGTGTATAAATTTCTTCTCCTTTGACAGAAGTGTAATTGGTAATTTTGTTAAACAATCAAGAGGCTTAATGTAATTAGGGTTGTGAAATTTGATGttattacaaaattttattctaCAAAATTGAAATCCTTAAATTGAGTGATTCATAACTCTATTTGCAGTACCCCCAGCACTACTACTTCTCTGCATGAATGAAAATGATGTTTATACAAAGTTATAgacaattgtggaagtagcaaaTAATTCAATATATTAGAAATGTAAGTATATATAACTCACTTCAATGTTAATAGAGCAGAGTAATAGATTGAAAAGCAAAAATGGTATGGCATAAAGGTAATTGAAGTATTACAGTGATCATTGTTCCAAAAGAGCAAAACCCAAATATTTAGAATAAAGATCTTATAGGACATGAACAAAGGCCATGCTATAGTATCTTAATCTCAAGGAAGCTTAAAAATAGACAAATTCATAGGGAAAAGGAACTTCTAAACTATTGGACTAATATTACGAACATTTTCTTACAGGGTGTAACACCCCCCtccccctctctttctctctatatctctctttctctctctaatggCAGTGCGAATCCTCAAACAAAATTCCTGTGCTCCTTGTCATCTCTTATTCTCCAAAAGGTTACGACTTTCAACTTCCACCACTCGTTCGGTTTCTCAAGCAcccacttcttctttttcttctacgcACGTCGATGCCCTGATCTCCATCTTCACCAAACGACCCTTCACTCCAGACACCCCTGAACTCacccaaaacaaaacaaaacaaattgaGCAGTTAACATTACAATTAGGATTGTACCGTTAtcagttaacaaaaaaattagaatgtTTACGGAATAAATAGAGAGAAGTCATAGCAATTTTAGTAAGATAAAACTTTCAATTAGTCATAGCaaattcacacacacacacacacacacacacacacacacacacacacacacacacacacacacacacacacacacacacacacacacacacacacacacacacacacatataaggACTCATAATTATTCCTATCAACAAGTGGTGGCTTACTTGATAACAAGAGGCTAAATATAACAAATTCCTATCCAAGGTGGCTTACtggactaatatatatataaggacTCATATATAACAAATATGCGTTGATTGCTTCAGCAGCTTTGCTCTTTTTGTTccctcttattttttttctttgctggTCATAATTTACTTTCAAGAGATGACCTTTTATGTCCAAAATCACTCTAATTTCTTTTGGTAATTCTTGAGGCTTATGGCTGATAAACTGTGAAGAACCATGGCTGATAAATTGTGATGAACCTGGGAGTATTTTAATGCAAGAATTTGTGAAGATAATTTACCACTGATAAATTTTCAAGATTGATAGTGAAGAATACTTAGGCAGTTAGGCTAAAAAAGAAGTTAACCATGCTTATAATACGCTGTTACctttggaacaagaaaaaataACTCCCTTGGCCGATGCACAAGGGTGACAAGCGGATCAATGTCTGGAGCAACAGTTCTTGAagcaagatattttaaaattactctcaATGGTGCACCAAGGACAACCTCCCTTACTGATGCAATTTTCACCAAAAAGGATTGCCTTTGATCTGCACATAATCGGAAACACCACCAATTATAAAAGACCAACATCAACAACCAAATAATTGAATCTAGAAATGCTTTTTCCCCATCCACAAGAATTGCAATTCAATGCAGAATAGATTCGAAGCATAGAATGATTAAAAATGTAATTTGGTTGACATTTGAAAGGGTTTATATTTAGTATAATAAAGTAAATACATGAAATTCAATAAAGCATGAAGTACATGAGTTAACAGACCATAAACTAATTTCCTGACAAATCAAGGCTTTGATATCATGTAGTGACCATCCCAAAAACTTAAGCTATTAGGTGAACGCACATGAATGCCTCTTATTATATCACTTAGTATAAGATATTTTACAAATCCTATCTAATATCTAATATAAATAAGAAATGTAGATATTGATTCCTGAAACTAAAATAGAAAGGCAACAACTCCCCATAATAATGGAAATGCAATTCATCTCAACCATTTTAATGCATAGAAAATACAGCAACTAACAATTTAGGAAGAACTTCTCATGGAAAGGGGCACgtcaattaaaaatattgaaattttgaaaCCATGATAACTATAATACCATGCTAAAAAAATAGCAGTTAGAAAGGTTATGATGGCAGGATATACAGAACCAGTTTGTACCTTGATTTGCAGGAAGCTTTGAcagatttattttcaatgttagGTTAAGCCCATCCCTTGgaagatctttaatttgtatagtAGCTCCGTATGTAGCTTTTATTGCGTCCATGGCTCCAAAAGGAAGTCCATTGACAAAGAAGGGACCCATGTTGTCAAGCTTGCCACCATCAGATTAGTTTTGGCATTGGGGAGGAAAAGGGTTGTCGGCAAGGAACTGAGAAGGGGCCCCTTCGAAGGCCTCGAGGATCATGAAGCCGCTCCCTAATCTgagaaaattgaacaaaaaaaaacaGAATCGATGAATGAATTGGAGAGAGTGGAAGTAGAGTGGTGTGGTAATTGGCGAGAGAGTAATTAGTGACCTCGCGCTGTTAGCGGAGAAGCTCATCGATCTCATTGCGGAGCTGCTCCTCTGACTTCTCCACTGCAGTGCCTGCGTCGACGGTTGCCCCATTTCGTCCATTGCCTCCCGTCTGGTGTACCTGAACTCGGCCAGGGCCCAATCTACGCCTCTACTTCGGCGGCGTTCTACCACTCCCTCAGCTCTGTCGTGTAGTGCCGTCTGCTACTTAGATGTCCAACCCAGACTTCGCCGTCACCCCAATCCAATTTAATTTCACATTTAAATTTGCCACATATGTTGATGAAagtttatttgtgaattttttattatttgtgaacCAACccctatattttttattaatttcatttATTACTTGGTCCATCAAGGACCAGAAGATACTTTTCCCACCGAAGAAAGCTCCTTTAAAGATTATATGAAGGGCTTGCTTGaataaagttttaaaaaaatattattttttgaattatcttctttttataaaaataaaattaattttatagagATATCttgtctaaaaaaaatttttatttgttaaatatgaatggatataagaatataaaaatactttttgtttattaattatataaaatatattttttaagaaaaaaatataaattgtaatttttgaaaaagatattttttatttttttattatttttattttaattactaaaaatttaccaaacaaacttaaaaaaaaaatcttttttttatcaacttaataaTACCAAAACAAGCACGAAATCTACTAATGTGTCACGACTATCTTCCAACGAAATGGGCTCGGTAGTAACATTACATATCATTGACCATAAAATCTAGAATGGCATGACTTCCAGCTTTCTTATTCTTGATGGAATGAGGAGGTTGGAGTTTTTCAGTGTGGCAAATCTCTCTATAGATATCAACAAAAGAAACTCAGAGTCGGGTGTAATTATGGTATCTTCTTTGTCCGAGTTGTATTCATCCTTTTTATTTGCTTCTTTATCTTTATCCCGAGCTTGATAAGGAAGGTTTTACTTTGGAATTGTCTTTCTGAATCGgaaattctcctccatgttgatgtattttccgcccgttcttgtactttgtATAATGAAGTTGGATGTCGCTTGGATATAGATTGAGAAAACGGCCATTCTCTGAGGCCGTTAACCAAACCTATTATCACTGCTTCTGTGGGTAAATTTTGAATCTCCAAGcaagttttgttgaatctttccatataagtTCGGAGAGTTTCTCTGACTTCTTGTTTAACCCCTAAGAGACTTGGAGCATGCTTGACTTTGTCCTATTGAATTGAGAATTTGGTGAGGAACTTCCTTGCCAGATAGTTAAAACAGGTTACTGACCTAGGGGGTAAGCTATCAAACCACTTTATCACTGCTTTGGTTAATGTCGTTAGGAAAGCCTTGCAACAGATCGCATCGGACGCATCAgccaggtacatccgacttttgaaattactGACGTGGTGTCTTAGGTCGGTCGTTCCGTTATAGAGCTCCATGTTGGggcatttaaaatttttggagacCCTACCTCGTATGATCTCTTCTATGAATGGATCTTCTCCTCCAAAACGGTTTTCCTCCCGATCCACACGGTTACCCCGAGCTCAAAGGTTGGCCTCTAATTTCGAGAGCTTTTCTTCTATCTCTATTCGCCAGTGTACCTCTTTTCGCAAATCTCTTTCAGCTTCTCTCTGTTGCTCGATCTCCCATTCGAGTTTCTCCAACCGGCCATGGTGATAGTGGACAAGTGCTATGATCTCGGTTAGATGCGGGGGATCTTCATTCTCTTATGGATATATTTCggaattgattctcctagtaagaGGGTCAGTTTTCCGATGTTTCCTCCCCGTTAGATCCACTCGATCTATCATAACTTGGAGGTATCATGAGTGCTCGGTCATCGTTATGAGGTTCTGGTTCCGACTCAGACGCCGTGTGACCATCTACGAACTGATTGTCCGCCATGATTGGGTGTAGACTTCGAGGTTCCTAATAACAACGCCAATATTTCGAGGATTACCTAACACGAGGTTGCTTTTGGGAGATATCTTTGGAGTTAgttacttattcaaataagtagaGTTGAACAGCCGTCGTCGCGCCCGACCTCTGTGAGGTCGGATAGGTGTAGTAGTTGGATCTCTTGAGTGAGCTTCTATTTCTTTTGGGAGATATCTTTGGAGTTAgttacttattcaaataagtagaGTTGAACTGCTGTTGTCGCGCCCGACCTCTGTGAGGTCGGATAGGTGTAGTAGTTGGATCTCTTGAGTGAGCTTCTATTCATTTGGGTCTGGCTATATTTTTTGGGCCAAGGTATGAACAACATTTATGCCCTTTCCATAGTTCTTTTCTCAGCTAAGGATTTGCAATTCATCCTATCTGAATACAGAAATGCTTTGGTTGAGGAAAATTAAAAAAACCAAACGCTCACAATTATGATTTGCAATTCATCCTATCTAAATACAGAAATGCTTTGGTTGAGGAAAATTAAAAAAACCAAACGCTCACAATTATATTCACAAATTCAAGAACATTTCTGTGCTCTCgactatattttttaataatttaatatgaatGGTTTTGGGATTGaagaaacaaaaaattttcaacacTGATTAGATGCCATGCAAATCTAAAAGACAAATATGCAGCTCGGTTATATCACTATTTCATTACTAAACATCTCGAAGCAAGGAAGTGCAGACACCTTCGAAGTCTAAAATATCTCATAATCATATTTCAATGTCATCACAATAAAATTAGTTAACTGGTGAATGAGCTTCAGTATGAGATTTCCATAAGTCAAGCACATGTCagaaattatttaaataacataTTAAGAAACAAGATTTTATTGAGAAAATAACTTCAAATAAAACGTGGAAAGAGTTACAACAGAGAAGGTTTCCTCAGCGGAGCACAGGCAAGACGGAGTCTTCTAGCAGCCTAGAAGGAAAACCAAATTAGAATGCAGATGGGCAAACACAATTGCTTCACTTCATTCGGATAAGCAGAATCGGATTTTGCAAGGCTGTATAAGTGTGTAATTTCTGTGTCCCTTCAATGTCCTTCAATGCCATTTCAGGTCACTGCTACCATTAAATTTACCTGTGAATCTATCATTTGATTCtagttatcaatttttaaatgTTAGATGAGAACTTGTTTGAatgaacttttaaaaaaaatactttttgaattatctttttttataaaaaagtaaaattaattttagataaatatctcatataaaaaaatttttttatttattaattatgtttaaaaataacaatataaaaatacttttgtttatttagtatattataaatgtttaaaaaaaatactttttctaaaaaaatatataaataataatttttagaaaagatattttttatttttttattacttttatttttattactaaaaatttatcaaataaactaaaaaaaatctttttccatCAACTTAATACCACCCAAACAAGAACGAAATCTACTAATGTGTCAGGACTCTCTTCCAACAAAATGGACTCGGTATTAACATTACATATCATCCACCATAAAATTTAGATTGGCGTGTCTACGCCATTAATGCTTCATATCACCATTTAgggtaaaaagaaagagaaaagcatTGTCATCGGAACCACTAGAGCCTTCAGTGGCTTAATTTCAGACAACTCAGAAATAATTTACTCACCTTCCTGAGTTGCTTTAAATCTAAGCTATTTAGAAGCACGTTTTTGTAGTATATTATAGTAGTACAACTATTGTACAAGTATATTCAAGGCCTGACATTATACATTAGGCTCAGCTCAAAATTTGCAGGAATGCAATGAAATATAGAACTACAGTACTACAGTACAACATTAAGGTATAATTTACGGTCCTGCATCTGATTCTGCTATGCCTCCATTGGAATTATCGTCAGTCATCTGTTTAGCTGAAATCACTCTGTCCAATGTCTGGTCTGAAACCAAGATCCCTGTTGTCTCCAAGTCTGCTACTACTGCAACAGCGGCATCCAGTTCCCCAAGATCAAGGCAGAGAGAAATGACCTCATCATAGATGGGACTGCAAAATGAGTATAGCAAAG includes:
- the LOC112709191 gene encoding thioredoxin X, chloroplastic-like, translated to MTESSSSLEGKPNQKTDGQPQLLHFTRISRIGFCKAIPGLLLPTLLLRTLASTSSASSYSAAHLLHCSVPTRLSFYSSQRRTTCPKLRYFRQFTVICGTSITEINETQFNDTVLKTNHSVLIEFVTNWCGPCRLISPTMEPLAQEYEDRLTVVKVDHDANPRLIEEYKVYELPTLIHFRNGQEVPESRREGAITKVKLKDYVDALLESISILLRRVEILFPSRCINFFSFDRSVIVPPALLLLCMNENDVYTKL